In the genome of Sphingomonas naphthae, one region contains:
- a CDS encoding glycosyltransferase produces the protein MPDRPSIGIILHDFSLGGTERIATRLAQRWADLGCRVVIFCGSRSGGMSSLLHEGVEVVEARPAIRRAKRSRVALARAAARYFGRYPVDICFVPGNFHWPVVGPVARLRGRRRPKVVVQVSAALRKPQRNKIKQIAFDLRMRWLLRGADAIVTLAVVAERQAGKLLRRSLIRTISLPAIDDDAPGPLPVPDGPPIILGVGRLVPEKGFATLIAAFARTADPAARLVIVGAGPDEDRLRGIAEAEGVADRVELPGFAADPRPWFDRARLFVLSSHYEGYAAVLVEALAAGRMVVATDCTPAAAELVDDPAVGQVVPIDDPQAMAHAIDALLATPPTDPATLAAKVERFRMGPVAEAYLGLFAGLRGRR, from the coding sequence ATGCCTGATCGCCCTTCGATCGGCATCATCCTCCACGATTTCTCTCTCGGCGGGACGGAGCGGATCGCGACGCGGCTCGCGCAGCGCTGGGCCGATCTGGGGTGCCGGGTGGTGATCTTCTGTGGCTCGCGATCGGGCGGCATGTCCTCGCTGCTGCACGAGGGGGTCGAGGTGGTCGAGGCGCGGCCGGCGATCCGCCGGGCGAAACGATCGCGCGTGGCGCTGGCGCGGGCGGCGGCGCGCTATTTCGGGCGCTATCCGGTCGATATCTGCTTCGTGCCGGGCAATTTCCACTGGCCGGTAGTCGGCCCGGTGGCCCGGCTGCGCGGACGGCGGCGGCCGAAGGTGGTGGTGCAGGTCAGCGCCGCGCTGCGCAAGCCGCAACGCAACAAGATCAAGCAGATCGCCTTCGATCTTCGCATGCGATGGTTGCTGCGCGGTGCCGATGCGATCGTCACGTTGGCGGTGGTGGCCGAGCGCCAAGCGGGCAAGCTGCTCCGCCGCTCGCTGATCCGCACCATCTCGCTCCCCGCGATCGACGATGACGCCCCCGGCCCGCTGCCGGTGCCCGATGGTCCGCCGATCATCCTCGGCGTCGGCCGGCTCGTGCCCGAAAAGGGTTTCGCCACGCTGATCGCCGCCTTCGCCCGCACCGCCGATCCGGCCGCGCGTCTGGTGATCGTCGGCGCCGGGCCGGACGAGGATCGACTGCGCGGGATCGCCGAGGCCGAGGGGGTGGCCGATCGGGTCGAACTGCCCGGCTTCGCCGCCGATCCCCGGCCGTGGTTCGATCGGGCGCGGCTGTTCGTCCTGTCGTCGCACTACGAGGGCTATGCCGCCGTGCTGGTCGAGGCGCTGGCGGCGGGGCGGATGGTGGTGGCGACCGATTGCACGCCCGCCGCCGCCGAACTGGTCGATGACCCGGCGGTGGGCCAGGTCGTGCCGATCGACGATCCCCAGGCGATGGCGCACGCGATCGACGCTCTGCTCGCCACGCCGCCGACCGATCCGGCGACCTTGGCGGCCAAGGTCGAGCGGTTCCGCATGGGGCCGGTGGCCGAGGCGTATCTCGGGCTGTTCGCGGGGCTGCGCGGGCGGCGCTGA
- a CDS encoding glycosyltransferase family 4 protein has product MRIAYVINSVEGGGAALPVPSLTRVLRDAGAEVVVLALTRRDGRALPAMDASGLEVRVRPGGERDHRAALRWLDAQVREWRPTHIWTSLTRATLLGQIVGLRRRIPVVSWQHAAFLKPANLFLLRRMQRLSRLWIGDSEAITRLTAERLRVPPDRLMQWSIFRADPDAPQAAAWRAGEPVRIGSLGRLHPVKGYGWLAEALARLSGTTPYRAIIGGDGAEREALAATGRLDLAGYVTDPPAFLAGLHLYVQPSRSEGFCVGAHEAMAAGLPVIGSATGEMRHSIVPGETGWLVPPGDVGALAEALAAALADPVRLRAMGQAARARVLARYGPAEFEAAGLAIVTRLREML; this is encoded by the coding sequence ATGCGGATCGCCTATGTCATCAATTCGGTCGAGGGCGGGGGCGCGGCGCTGCCCGTGCCCTCGCTCACGCGCGTGCTGCGCGATGCAGGGGCGGAGGTGGTGGTTCTGGCGCTCACGCGCCGCGATGGCCGCGCGCTGCCGGCGATGGACGCGAGCGGGCTGGAGGTGCGGGTGCGGCCCGGTGGCGAGCGCGACCATCGCGCGGCGCTCCGCTGGCTCGACGCGCAGGTCCGCGAATGGCGGCCGACGCATATCTGGACCTCGCTGACCCGCGCGACCCTGCTGGGGCAAATCGTCGGCCTCAGGCGGCGCATCCCCGTCGTGAGCTGGCAACACGCCGCCTTCCTCAAGCCCGCCAACCTCTTCCTGCTGCGGCGGATGCAGCGCCTGTCGCGGCTGTGGATCGGCGATTCGGAGGCGATCACCCGGCTGACGGCGGAGCGGCTGCGCGTGCCGCCCGATCGGCTGATGCAATGGTCGATCTTCCGCGCCGACCCGGATGCGCCTCAAGCGGCGGCGTGGCGGGCGGGCGAGCCGGTGCGGATCGGCTCGCTCGGCCGGCTGCATCCGGTGAAGGGCTATGGCTGGCTCGCAGAGGCGCTGGCCCGCCTATCAGGCACGACGCCCTATCGGGCGATCATCGGGGGGGACGGCGCGGAGCGCGAGGCGCTGGCGGCGACGGGGCGGCTGGATCTGGCGGGCTATGTCACCGATCCCCCCGCCTTCCTCGCCGGGCTGCACCTCTACGTCCAGCCGTCGCGCTCGGAGGGGTTCTGCGTGGGCGCGCACGAGGCGATGGCGGCGGGGCTGCCGGTGATCGGATCGGCCACCGGCGAGATGCGCCATTCGATCGTGCCGGGCGAAACGGGCTGGCTGGTGCCGCCGGGCGATGTCGGCGCGCTGGCCGAGGCTCTGGCGGCGGCTCTGGCGGATCCGGTGCGGTTGCGGGCCATGGGCCAGGCGGCGCGGGCGCGGGTGCTGGCGCGCTATGGCCCGGCGGAGTTCGAGGCGGCCGGGCTGGCGATCGTCACGCGATTGCGGGAGATGCTCTAG
- a CDS encoding TonB-dependent receptor domain-containing protein, protein MYRRADLRIVASLIVLAAGQPVAAQGVSAFDVPGGRLEVALQRLARQANIDIGGVDLVVPGTAVRALKGRMPVARALDRLLAGSGLAAVAVGPGAWRLERAKPRPQPAVVARAAPRASPAPSSEIVVTAGKREMALSQLAGSAVVVDLDGSDASAPFGADATSWLVRQSPILQQTELGSGRNKLFIRGIADSSFTGPTQSTASTYFAEVRMGYNGPDPNLALLDMRRAEILEGPQGTLYGAGSLGGVIRLMPRQPVLGEASGMIEGGVTATQGGALGKEVAGVGNLSFGPSTAIRLLGYRQIEGGYIDDVGQRERNVNKTRTTGGRAALRIEPLDGWRLDIGVIGQTITAPDLQYGQLGLTGLTRRSAIAQPFEDDYVLARGTLAKRWSGGLNLVVSMGRVWHDTNQRYEATRATSTAPVAYDEDGRIRMTSQEARLSRTSAGGLSWVIGASRVRDTTAKARRIGFLATPRDIVGVTNRTRERALFGEATVPLFGPLSVTGGLRYTTARMDGEPDTRVTSAIIRGQTSKRADPSLGAAIQLSPRISGYARYSQGFRTAGLAVARGVGRVANYRSDSIHVGEAGVRLARGGQYGLSGSAGISYARWLDIQADLVDRFGFPYTGNLGNGRLATLELLGNWLGRGGWNANAGLVLTRSKLTRPEPEFVAATNQSLSDTPRVTVTLSGGWKHDYAKGRTLSLDAGGRYVGHSSLGLGTVLAIPQGDYLETRVAARYTAGGIGFFAELSNLLNERSNRFAIGNPFGVAARDQYTPQRPRNMRLGASASF, encoded by the coding sequence GTGTACCGCAGAGCTGATCTCCGCATTGTTGCGTCCCTGATCGTCCTCGCCGCCGGCCAGCCGGTCGCGGCGCAGGGCGTATCGGCTTTCGACGTGCCGGGCGGACGACTCGAGGTGGCGCTGCAACGGCTGGCGCGGCAGGCCAATATCGATATCGGCGGGGTCGATCTGGTGGTGCCGGGCACGGCGGTGCGCGCGCTGAAAGGGCGAATGCCCGTCGCCCGCGCGCTCGATCGGTTGCTGGCGGGCAGTGGCCTCGCGGCGGTCGCGGTGGGGCCGGGGGCATGGCGGCTGGAGCGCGCGAAGCCCCGCCCGCAGCCTGCCGTCGTCGCCCGCGCCGCGCCCCGGGCTTCGCCCGCGCCCTCCTCCGAAATCGTCGTCACCGCCGGCAAGCGCGAGATGGCGCTGTCGCAGCTCGCCGGCAGCGCGGTGGTGGTCGATCTCGACGGCAGCGATGCCTCGGCGCCGTTCGGGGCGGATGCCACCTCGTGGCTCGTCCGCCAGAGCCCGATCCTGCAACAGACCGAGCTGGGATCGGGCCGCAACAAGCTCTTCATTCGCGGCATCGCCGATTCGAGCTTCACCGGCCCCACCCAGTCGACCGCCAGCACCTATTTCGCCGAGGTGCGAATGGGCTATAACGGCCCCGATCCCAACCTCGCCCTGCTCGACATGCGCCGCGCCGAGATTCTCGAGGGGCCGCAGGGCACGCTTTACGGCGCGGGCTCGCTCGGCGGGGTGATCCGGCTGATGCCGCGCCAGCCGGTGCTGGGCGAGGCCTCGGGCATGATCGAGGGCGGGGTGACCGCCACGCAAGGCGGCGCGCTCGGCAAGGAGGTCGCCGGCGTCGGCAACCTCTCCTTCGGCCCGTCCACCGCCATCCGCCTGCTCGGCTACCGCCAGATCGAGGGCGGCTATATCGACGACGTGGGCCAGCGCGAGCGCAACGTCAACAAGACGCGCACCACCGGCGGCCGCGCCGCGCTCAGGATCGAGCCGCTGGATGGCTGGCGGCTCGATATCGGCGTCATCGGCCAGACGATCACCGCGCCCGATCTGCAATATGGCCAGCTCGGCCTCACGGGCCTCACCCGCCGATCGGCGATCGCCCAGCCGTTCGAGGACGATTACGTCCTGGCGCGCGGCACGCTGGCCAAGCGCTGGTCGGGCGGGCTCAATCTGGTCGTGTCGATGGGCCGGGTGTGGCACGATACCAATCAGCGCTACGAGGCGACCCGCGCGACATCGACGGCGCCCGTCGCCTATGACGAGGATGGCCGCATCCGCATGACCAGCCAAGAGGCGCGGCTGTCGCGCACCAGCGCGGGCGGGCTGAGCTGGGTGATCGGCGCCTCGCGGGTGCGCGACACGACGGCGAAGGCACGCCGCATCGGCTTCCTCGCCACCCCGCGCGACATCGTCGGCGTCACCAACCGCACGCGCGAGCGCGCCCTGTTCGGCGAGGCGACGGTGCCGCTATTCGGGCCGCTCAGCGTCACCGGCGGGCTACGCTATACGACGGCGCGGATGGATGGCGAGCCCGATACGCGCGTCACCAGCGCGATCATCCGGGGCCAGACCAGCAAGCGCGCCGACCCCAGCCTGGGTGCCGCGATCCAGCTCAGCCCGCGCATCAGCGGCTATGCGCGCTACAGCCAGGGCTTCCGCACCGCCGGGCTGGCGGTGGCGCGCGGCGTCGGCCGGGTCGCCAACTACCGATCGGATTCGATCCATGTCGGCGAGGCGGGGGTACGGCTGGCGCGTGGCGGCCAATATGGCCTGTCGGGCTCGGCTGGCATTTCCTATGCGCGCTGGCTGGATATCCAGGCCGATCTGGTCGATCGCTTCGGCTTTCCCTACACCGGCAATCTCGGCAACGGGCGGCTGGCGACGCTGGAATTGCTCGGCAATTGGCTGGGGCGCGGCGGCTGGAACGCCAATGCCGGGCTCGTCCTCACCCGCAGCAAGCTGACCCGGCCGGAGCCCGAATTCGTCGCCGCGACCAACCAGTCGCTGTCCGATACGCCGCGCGTCACCGTCACGCTGTCGGGCGGGTGGAAGCATGACTATGCGAAGGGCCGCACGCTCAGCCTCGATGCCGGCGGGCGCTATGTCGGCCATTCGTCGCTGGGGCTGGGGACGGTGCTGGCGATCCCGCAGGGCGATTATCTCGAAACGCGGGTGGCGGCGCGCTACACGGCCGGCGGAATCGGCTTCTTCGCCGAACTGAGCAACCTGCTCAACGAACGCTCGAACCGCTTCGCGATCGGCAACCCGTTCGGCGTGGCGGCGCGCGACCAATATACGCCGCAGCGGCCGCGCAACATGCGGCTGGGCGCGAGCGCAAGTTTCTAG
- a CDS encoding FecR family protein, producing MDSTGTLAMEQAVDWHLRLADGGADVWRSFALWLEADPAHADAYDRLTIEEEALASPMIELPVAPPVVRPVWRGKAWKMSGWATGMAAAAAIGMAVLPTAQTARPYVVETAPGVQRTVTLADGTKVMLNGATRVVLDHADPRIATLESGEAVFDVHHDAEHPFEVVSGGVRLRDIGTVFNVRRAGPALDVAVAEGAVMFQPDHEAVLLKRGATLSMRDDDDSIMLDKIDAEGIGGWRDNRLEFHAVPLRRVAEDLRRTAGIDLAVAPKLADTAFTGSLRTDRPDDEVVATLTALAGARATRSGRGWTIAPRSAGVPQS from the coding sequence GTGGACTCGACCGGCACTTTGGCGATGGAACAGGCGGTGGACTGGCATCTGCGTCTCGCGGATGGCGGGGCCGATGTCTGGCGTTCGTTCGCGCTGTGGCTCGAGGCCGATCCGGCGCACGCCGACGCCTATGACCGCCTGACGATCGAGGAGGAGGCGCTCGCCTCGCCGATGATCGAGCTGCCCGTGGCCCCGCCGGTGGTGAGACCGGTGTGGCGCGGCAAGGCGTGGAAGATGTCGGGCTGGGCCACCGGCATGGCGGCCGCCGCCGCGATCGGCATGGCCGTGCTGCCCACCGCGCAGACCGCGCGGCCCTATGTCGTCGAGACGGCGCCCGGCGTGCAGCGCACCGTGACCCTGGCCGACGGCACGAAGGTGATGCTGAACGGCGCCACCCGCGTGGTGCTGGATCATGCCGATCCGCGCATCGCGACGCTCGAATCGGGCGAGGCGGTGTTCGACGTGCATCATGACGCCGAGCATCCGTTCGAGGTGGTCTCTGGCGGGGTGCGGCTGCGCGACATCGGCACCGTGTTCAACGTCCGCCGTGCCGGCCCGGCGCTCGACGTGGCCGTCGCCGAAGGCGCGGTGATGTTCCAGCCCGATCATGAGGCGGTGCTGCTGAAGCGCGGCGCGACCCTGTCGATGCGCGACGACGACGACAGCATCATGCTCGACAAGATCGATGCCGAGGGCATCGGCGGCTGGCGGGACAATCGCCTGGAATTCCATGCCGTGCCGCTGCGCCGCGTGGCCGAGGATCTGCGCCGCACCGCCGGCATCGACCTCGCCGTCGCGCCGAAGCTGGCCGATACCGCCTTCACCGGATCGCTGCGCACCGATCGCCCCGACGACGAGGTGGTCGCCACGCTGACGGCGCTGGCGGGCGCGCGTGCGACACGCAGTGGACGCGGCTGGACGATTGCGCCACGTAGCGCGGGTGTACCGCAGAGCTGA
- a CDS encoding sigma-70 family RNA polymerase sigma factor — MSAGGLKAVFLAERPMLLRLLSSRLGDPDLAQDLLQELWLKLEATATGPLADPAAYLFRMASNLALDHRRSTARRIQREQGWSEVQPSHAEYATAEDTLISRERLAEMERAIAALPERTSAIFRAYRFEGASRKGIAADLEISVSPVEKHLQRAYRAIHIIRDGEGVDAARA; from the coding sequence ATGAGTGCGGGCGGGCTCAAGGCGGTGTTTCTGGCGGAGCGGCCCATGCTGCTCCGGCTGCTCTCGTCGCGTCTGGGCGATCCCGATCTGGCGCAGGATCTGTTGCAGGAATTGTGGCTCAAGCTGGAGGCGACCGCCACCGGGCCGCTGGCCGATCCGGCCGCCTATCTGTTCCGCATGGCCAGCAACCTCGCGCTCGATCATCGCCGCTCGACCGCGCGCCGCATCCAGCGCGAACAGGGCTGGAGCGAGGTGCAGCCCAGCCATGCCGAATATGCCACCGCCGAGGATACATTGATCTCGCGCGAGCGGCTGGCCGAGATGGAGCGCGCCATCGCCGCGCTGCCCGAGCGGACATCGGCGATCTTCCGCGCCTATCGCTTCGAGGGGGCCTCGCGCAAAGGGATCGCCGCCGATCTGGAGATCAGCGTGAGCCCGGTCGAGAAGCATTTGCAGCGGGCCTATCGGGCGATTCACATAATTCGTGACGGGGAAGGTGTGGATGCGGCGCGGGCGTGA
- a CDS encoding lipopolysaccharide biosynthesis protein, translated as MSPVSAPDEALAPPPASPPGALKRIMGNLAHLLGGKAAAGVVSLVYLVLASRTLGVNDYGVLVLVNAYAILIGSVVAFSGFHGVVRYGALALEAGDREGLAAIIRHMALIEIGCGVAALVVAAALAPLVGPRLGWSPQTVTAAMVYSLAVIGTVRATPQGLLQLDKRFDLIGVHQTVQPLVRLVGALIAWGTGAGLIGFLAAWLVSAVAEGLAMWALAWRSWGRLTDNATPRGRWRGVGAGNQGFGRFILLTNFDITLRELAPNLTPVTIGWVLGPAAAGLFALAQRASAVLQQPAVLLGQASYAVLAELAARGEMARLRLTVWRGAGLMALAGSVILLVLAAAGGHLLMLIGGPSFAGGGLLLVLVAAGRAANLATTPIASALTAMGLAEKSVVVALVVNIALYPALPPLLWWLPSTGAGWHAALQGAVSALLLAAMFARSSRVSGFRQ; from the coding sequence ATGAGCCCGGTTTCCGCGCCCGATGAAGCACTTGCCCCTCCGCCCGCGAGCCCGCCGGGCGCGCTGAAGCGGATCATGGGCAATCTCGCCCACCTGCTCGGCGGCAAGGCGGCGGCGGGGGTGGTGAGCCTCGTCTACCTCGTGCTGGCCAGCCGCACCCTGGGGGTGAACGATTATGGCGTGCTGGTGCTGGTCAACGCTTATGCGATCCTGATCGGCAGCGTCGTCGCCTTCTCGGGCTTCCACGGCGTGGTGCGCTATGGCGCGCTGGCGCTGGAGGCGGGCGACCGCGAGGGGCTGGCGGCGATCATCCGCCACATGGCGCTGATCGAAATCGGCTGCGGCGTGGCGGCGCTGGTCGTGGCGGCGGCGCTCGCCCCGCTGGTCGGGCCGCGCCTCGGCTGGTCGCCGCAGACGGTGACGGCGGCGATGGTCTACAGCCTGGCGGTGATCGGCACGGTGCGGGCGACGCCGCAGGGGCTGCTCCAGCTCGACAAGCGCTTCGACCTGATCGGCGTGCACCAGACCGTCCAGCCGCTCGTCCGGCTGGTGGGCGCGTTGATCGCCTGGGGGACGGGCGCGGGCCTGATCGGCTTCCTCGCGGCCTGGCTGGTCTCGGCGGTGGCCGAGGGGCTGGCGATGTGGGCGCTGGCGTGGCGGAGCTGGGGGCGGTTGACCGACAACGCCACGCCGCGCGGCCGCTGGCGCGGGGTGGGGGCCGGCAACCAGGGCTTCGGCCGCTTCATCCTGCTCACCAATTTCGACATCACCCTGCGCGAACTGGCGCCGAACCTGACGCCGGTGACGATCGGCTGGGTGCTGGGGCCGGCGGCGGCGGGGCTGTTCGCGCTCGCCCAGCGCGCCTCGGCGGTGTTGCAGCAGCCGGCGGTGCTGCTGGGGCAGGCGAGCTATGCGGTGCTGGCCGAGCTGGCGGCGCGCGGCGAGATGGCGCGGCTGCGCCTCACCGTCTGGCGCGGCGCCGGGCTGATGGCGCTGGCGGGATCGGTGATCCTGCTCGTGCTGGCGGCGGCGGGCGGGCACCTGCTGATGCTGATCGGCGGGCCGAGCTTCGCCGGCGGCGGGCTGCTGCTGGTGCTGGTGGCGGCGGGCCGCGCGGCCAATCTGGCGACCACGCCGATCGCCTCGGCGCTCACCGCCATGGGTCTGGCCGAAAAGTCGGTCGTCGTGGCGCTGGTGGTCAATATCGCCCTCTATCCAGCCCTGCCGCCTTTGCTATGGTGGCTGCCCTCGACCGGGGCCGGGTGGCATGCGGCATTGCAGGGGGCAGTGTCGGCGCTGCTGCTGGCGGCGATGTTCGCCCGGTCCAGTCGCGTTTCGGGATTCCGGCAATGA